DNA sequence from the Verrucomicrobiota bacterium genome:
CAGCGGCGGCAATAGAAAGATGTTGCCCGCTTGATACTGAAATTCGTGGGTATTGATACACTGCAATCCTTTCCCCTCTTCCACATAGACGATTTCAAAAAAACTGTGTTTGTGGGCCCGTTTCCCCCACTCGGATATCTCCTCAACTTGGAGTTCAAAAGTACGGCTGGCAGTCTCTACTTTCATTGTAAATATATCCGATCAGGTATATTTTTATGGGATATTTAAAGCCAATTCTTAGTCTATTCTTCTCAAAATCGGAATAAATCCAATTTTATTACAATAATAACCAATAATCCTGCCATTCAATCCCATTGAGTTCCAGTTCTTTTAGAGCAGTCTGTGAGTTCAAATGAAATACGCAGGATACACTACATTCACAGCAGAACAAAATGACGGAGTTCTGTCCGTCACCTTCAACTTCGGAAGCGTCAATGTTCAGGGGCAGGAAATGCTCGCAGACCTCAACAGCCTGGCCATGCGTCTTGAGCGGGACCGAGAAACCAAGGTCGTTGTCTTCCAGTCCGCGAATCCGGAAATTTGGGTCTGCCACTACGACACGGAGCTTCTGAAGGACATGTCAACGGAGGCTGTCTCTCGCGGAGAAGTCCAGCTTCTCGATCTACAATCCGTTTGCGAACGTATCAGCAAGGTTCCACAGGCGACCATCGCCAAACTCGAAGGATTTGCCCGGGGAGGGGGCCATGAACTGGCACTTGCGCTCGACATGCGTTTCGCAGCCCGAGGAAAATTCAAGTTTATGCAGATGGAAGTCGGGATGGGAATCCTACCCTGCGGCGGCGGAG
Encoded proteins:
- a CDS encoding enoyl-CoA hydratase/isomerase family protein, whose translation is MKYAGYTTFTAEQNDGVLSVTFNFGSVNVQGQEMLADLNSLAMRLERDRETKVVVFQSANPEIWVCHYDTELLKDMSTEAVSRGEVQLLDLQSVCERISKVPQATIAKLEGFARGGGHELALALDMRFAARGKFKFMQMEVGMGILPCGGGASRMARQTGLGRALEIILSARDFDADEAEKYGTINKALDPDEIGPYVDNLAKRIAKFPAESINSCKQAVYESIDKPIDEALKAEAYWLYQATSKTPAIKRFAIADEKGLEHDIENQRNWNELVMNVQEIN